From a region of the Alkalicoccobacillus plakortidis genome:
- a CDS encoding TetR/AcrR family transcriptional regulator: MRHKDENKNKSIYKAAIQLVNEQGLSATSMSKIAKRAGISASTIYVYFENKEDMLNKLYLMIKKDMSVEVFQHYDDSISVRSSFEYTLRKYLDFILNNKDEFLFIEQFSNSPLLHNLSKEEGTLMFEPIIRLLEEGKSQKIFKQVDTNLLYMAMVNLCMQYVKEHYGGRITFKQEDINIIVEMTWDAIKKDEI, from the coding sequence ATGAGACATAAAGATGAAAATAAAAACAAAAGTATATATAAAGCAGCCATACAGTTAGTTAATGAACAAGGGTTATCTGCAACCTCTATGTCAAAGATTGCAAAACGGGCAGGTATATCTGCTTCTACAATTTACGTTTACTTTGAAAATAAGGAGGATATGCTCAACAAATTGTATTTAATGATTAAGAAAGATATGAGCGTCGAAGTGTTTCAACATTACGATGATTCTATCTCCGTACGTTCTTCTTTTGAATATACATTGAGAAAATATCTAGACTTTATTCTGAATAATAAAGATGAATTCTTATTTATTGAACAATTTTCAAACTCTCCTCTTCTTCACAACTTATCTAAAGAAGAAGGAACACTAATGTTTGAACCAATTATTAGGCTACTTGAAGAAGGGAAAAGCCAAAAAATATTCAAGCAAGTGGATACTAATCTGCTATATATGGCAATGGTTAACCTTTGTATGCAGTATGTTAAAGAGCATTATGGTGGGCGAATAACGTTTAAGCAAGAAGATATCAACATAATCGTTGAAATGACTTGGGATGCTATTAAAAAAGATGAAATCTGA
- a CDS encoding SDR family oxidoreductase: protein MSNIQGKVVIITGASSGIGEATAKELASKGAKIVLAARREERLKEIQQEIKRNGGQVIYQVTDVTSYEQMETLASYALTEFGKIDVMINNAGVMPLSAISDLKITEWETMIDVNIKGVTYGMAAVLPSMKENKVGHIINVSAVAGHMVFPTSSVYSGTKYAVRAITEGLRQEECKNNIRTTIISPGPTSTELTNSISDLGLRNFIIESAKEAIDPSSVARAIAFAIGEPDNVAINEMIIRPTIQEM from the coding sequence ATGTCAAATATTCAAGGAAAAGTTGTTATCATTACTGGTGCATCAAGTGGAATTGGGGAAGCTACTGCAAAGGAGCTTGCTTCGAAAGGTGCTAAAATAGTTCTTGCTGCACGGAGAGAAGAGCGACTAAAGGAGATACAGCAAGAAATTAAGCGTAATGGGGGACAGGTAATTTATCAAGTTACAGATGTGACTTCATACGAGCAAATGGAAACGCTAGCTTCGTACGCTCTTACAGAGTTTGGCAAAATTGATGTTATGATCAATAATGCAGGTGTAATGCCACTATCAGCTATTTCAGATTTGAAAATAACAGAATGGGAAACAATGATTGATGTAAATATTAAGGGCGTAACATATGGAATGGCTGCTGTTCTTCCTTCTATGAAAGAAAATAAAGTTGGTCACATCATCAATGTTTCTGCTGTTGCTGGCCATATGGTATTTCCAACTAGTTCTGTTTACAGTGGAACAAAATATGCTGTACGTGCTATAACAGAAGGTCTTAGACAAGAAGAATGTAAAAACAATATACGTACAACAATTATCTCTCCAGGTCCAACTTCAACCGAACTTACAAATTCAATTTCTGACCTAGGACTAAGAAACTTCATTATAGAGAGCGCTAAAGAGGCAATTGATCCTTCCAGTGTAGCAAGAGCCATTGCATTTGCGATTGG